TGAATATTTATGAAAAGTATTAGGGTTACTTACCAGACAAGTGACAACGATGAAGAGGGATATTGTGGTACAAACGACGGTCATGCCGTCAGGGGAGGGCGTCTGTCGTCGCGGAGATCGAGCGGCGGACCTCGGAGACGCTACCAGTACGCACGAGTGGTCCGATATCGAAAAATCGATCTCGGCCGCTGAACCGGCCGCTCGCGCCTCGCGGGTGAGGAGGTAGCCCATGTCCGAGGAGACGGGTCACGAGGCGAGTACGGCCGGGATCAATCCGCTCGACGGGGAGTCGGTGCTCAAGAACGTCCATCCGTCTTGGATCAACTGGAAAGGACGGCTGTTCTTTGCCTTCTTTTTCGCGGTTATCGGGCTAATGATCGGAGGTGACGTCGGCGCGTTCTTCATTTTCCTTGGACTGCTTCAAGTTTTGAGTACCTTCCTTTCGCGCCGGGCGAGTCGGTACATCGTCACGAATCAGCGGGTGAAAGTAAAAATCGGCCTGTTGGGCTCGTCGACTCAGGAGGCCAGGCTGGACACCCTCAACGGCATCTCGACCAACTCCGGGTTCATCGAGGGGATCTTCGGGAAGGGCACCGTTTCCGTTACGGACGCCGCCCGTGAGACGCTGGCGATCAAGGGTGTCGGGAACTATCAAGACCTTGCGCGGACGCTCCGCGAGCAGCAGCGACAGGCGTCACAGCCCGGCCGCGCCGGCCATCAACAGCAGCCGCCGGGCGGTCAGCAGTCGCAGCCCCCACAGTCGCAGTCAACGAGCGGCTCGGCCGCGAGCGGAGGTGACCCGCCCGCGAGCGATTCGGAAGCCGAGACCGACGAGGGGACCTCCCGCGAACGCTGCCTGAGCTGCGGCTCGCTGATCGACGACTCCGTGGGCTTCTGTCCGGAGTGCGGGACGGAAGAACCGTTCTCTCCGTCCGCGGTGTCGGCGTCGGACGACGACGAGTCGGGATCCGCGGTTGACGACGCGTCGAGCGACCCGGAACCGGAGTTCCGCGACCACCCGGTCGTCGAGGCCGCGGACGCGATCGCAAGTCAAGAGCGTCCCGACGACGACGCGGCCCGGGAGCTCTGTCGGGTGCTCGCAGATCCCGACACCGACAGGCACTCGGTCAAGTCGGCTCTGAGAGACGCTGTCGGTGCCATCGAAGAGGCGGAAGAGGGAGAGACGGAGACGGAGAGAAGCGTCCCCGACGGGCTTGCCCGCCTCGGGGAGTCGCCGACCGCGAATCAGCTCGAATCCGCCCGCGGACGGCTGTTGCGCTCTAATCATCCCGCCGCGACCGCGACACTCCCCGTCGTGGATCGCGCGCTCCAGCTCGAGGCCGACCGCGACCAGGCAGCGACCGAACGGGACCACTACCGAGAGTCGGTCGAGTCGATCTGCGACGCGGCCGCCCGTAGCGGCGCCGTGAGCTTCACGGCTAGCGACCCCGACGCGCGCGCCGAAGAACTCGTCAAGGCCGTCGAGCGCGGTGACGCGGTCATCGAGTCCCCCGGAACCGCGTGGGAGTCCGTGGCCGCGGATATCGAGCGCTCGCAGCGACCGCAGACCGCCGAGGCGCGGGACCTCCTCAACGCGTTCGAGACGAACGACACCGAGGAGATAACCGCCTCCCTCGGCGCCGCCGTGGAGGGGCTCGAAGAACTTGGCGAGCTCCGGTCCGGGATCATGGACATCGAGAAACGTGACATCCGACGGCGGATCGATTCCCTAGAGGAGGAACTTGGCCGCACCGACGGCAGCGTCTACCGTCACCTCGCGGACCGGGTCCGCGAGCTGGAGGCGATGGCGAACGAGCCGGACGTCGACGAGGTACAGCTGTACGCCATCTACCAGGAGTGTACCTTCTACGATCGGACGCTCGTCCCGCGGCTCTCGCGGTCCGACGGCTCCTCGGAGAGCGTCGACGTCGCCCGACGGGCACGCGACATCGAGGATCGGATCGCGTCGATCAACGACGAGTACGTCTCGGTCCGCGCCGACCACAACCACACCATCCCGAAGCACTTCCTCGACCTCGCCGACGCGCTCTGTGACCGGGCGCGGCGCATGGGCGATGAACAGCCCCATCAGGCGGCCGGGCAGCTCGCCGCCGCGAGCGATCTCCTCGACCACGTCGAAGAACTGTACGAGCGCAACGAGTACAGCGTGATGCTCCGTCGGCTGCGCGGCTGACGCCTGTCCGCGTACTGGTACGTCCACCATCTTTATAATCTGATGTCTCAGTAATATCTGCTGTAGAGACATGTACGGTCCGATAACTACTTTCCCGAGCGGGCGTACGAACGAATCACCAACTAAATGACGTATCTATTTATCGGCGCGGGGCAAGCGGGGGGCGCTATCGTCGACGCGATCTTCGAGTACACCGACGATTCGATGCTCAGCCTGTTCGAGTCCACGGACATCTCGACGTTGGGTCGACCGTTGGTGTTCAACTCGACGATGCGGGACTTACAGAACCTCTCGAACGTTCCCGCGGAGGACCAGTACGGGGTCGCACAGCAGCACGGGCTGGTACAGGGGATCGAGCCCGGCTTCGAGGAGATGGTGACGGGCGGGTTCGGCCGGAACCCGGTCGACGCCGATGAGGTGATGGGAGACCACGCCGACGAACTCCAGACGATCCTCGAATCGAAGTTCGGGGGGCGGACGTCTCCCGCCGCGGACGAGGAAGAGGTACCAGCGACCGACACCGACGCCATCCAGTTCGCGTTCCTGTTCGTCGGGCTTGGCGGCGGCACCGGGTGCGGGATCAGCCCGCACATCGCCCGCGGTATCAAGGAGTTCACCGACGACCGGACGAAAGTCGTCGCCGTGGCCGTTCTCCCGAACACCCGCGGCGGGGTCGAGGACGACGAGACTGACGGCGAGGTCAGCGCGGGTCGACAGGCGTGGAACGCCCGGTACGGGCTCGACCGGCTGGAAGACGAGGTCGACGGCATCGTCCTCGTCGACAACCAGCGGATCTCGTACCTCGACTCGGCGGGAGGCGAGTTCGGCGAGTACAACGAGTACGTCGCTGCCGCGTTCCACGACATCGTCGTCGGACCGATGCTGAGCAACGTCGACGCCAGCGAGGTCGACGGCGTCGACACGCCCGACATCGACGTTCGCGACATCGTCACGTCGCTGTCGTTCGGCGTCGCCGGCGAGGAGTCCCGTGCGGGCTACGGCGCTATCGGTCGCTCCGTCACGATGACCCGGTCGCTGTCGGGGTACCTGCTGCCATTCGTCGGCCGCCGCGACATCGACAGCGCGGCGTTGGCGCGGCTCTCGGCGTCGAAGCAGTCGCTCGCCAAGGCCGACCCGAACGACGCCCAGAAGGCGATTGCGCTGGTCCGGGCGCCGAGCGCAAACATCGGGCCGGGCTCGCACAGTATCGAGACCGGGACGATCAAGGAGTACTTGGAGCGGAGCTGTCGGCTCAACGAGGTGAACCTCGGCGTCGCGCTCAGCGGCCGCAACCTCGCGTCGGTCGTGACGCTGTTAACGTACCGACGCGAGGACCTCGACCGGCTCGACGAGATCGAAGCCGCGGCCGACGCCTACGAACAGGAGACGGAGGAGCTGTTCGCATGACGCGGGCGACGAAATCGCGGATCGCGGGCAGCGCGCTCGTCGCGGCGGCCGCGCTGATCGGGTTCGTCGGCGTCGTCGTCGGCGACGGCGGAAATCCGGTCAATCCCGCGGTGGATGCGTTAGAGACGGTAGAGATCGCCGCCACGCTCACCAGTCAGGTCCCGTTCCTCGCGGCCGGCGGCGCGCTGATAGGGCTCGGCGTCGGCGCCGTGATCGCGAGCGGCGCCACGTACTGGTACCAGAACAAACAGATCGGGGGGCGCCTCGAATGACCGGGCGAGCGGGACGCTACCTGCTCGCGTCGCTGTGCTGCGTCGCCCTGCTCGCCGTCGTCGCGACCGGCGGCGCGGCCGGTGCCGGCCCGGAGAACTACTGCGAGGGGGTCGGTGAGAACGAAAGCGCCATCATTGGCGGCGTTGGCGACACCACCTACACCGACGACGTGACGCTCTACCCCGGATCGACCCTGACCGTCGGCTACTGCTCGTTCGGCGAGCCGGCCGACCGCGACTGGCTGTCCAACGCCTCCGGGTTCGAGGTCGGGGAACGCGACGGCCACACCTACCACGTCACGATCACCGGCGAGACCGGCACCGTCGACTTCGCGGACCACCTCGCCGACGGGGATCAGCCGTCGTTCGAAACGCGGCTCGTCGTTACCGTCGCCGGGGGCGGAGACGAGGCGGCCGTCCCCGACCTCGCTACCGGTGACGGGAATCTCACCGACACGTACCGGGGGTACCGCAGCGCGGTGCGTGAGACGGAGAACGCGACGGCGGCGCTGAACGAGACGACGAGCGCCATCAACGCGGGGGAGAGCGAGCCCAGTGACGCGAACAAAACGGTATACTCGCTGGAGGAGGAGTACAGGACAATGAATAGGACACGGGCAGAGCTGCTCGATCAACTCGGGTCGGCCGGTGAGGAGGGGAACGCGGCGGGCACCGTCTCGACCGCCGAGGCGGTCGACGACGAGTACGGACAGACGAAATCGAACGTGACGGCGGCGGCGAACGCGTACACCGGCGCCGTCGAGACGACGACGCAGGGGCTCCGCTCGACGGTGCGGCTCTCGGTGCTCGGGTCGCTGGGCGTCGGCGCGGTGCTCGGCCTCGTCGCCGGCGCGGCAGTCCCGCTGGTCGCCGCACGCCGCGTCAAAGAGAAGATGAAGCTGAGCCGCGACGTGAGCTACGACCGGAAGACGGCACTGATCCCGATCCTGCTCGGGGTCGTCGCCGCGGTCGGCGGGGCGGCGATCCTCGCCATGGTCGGGATCGACGACCTGCTCCGGGTGATAGTATGAACGCGAATCGGCGGACCGCGCTCGGGATCGGCGCATTAGTCGTGTTGGCGGCGGCGATCGGCGCCGGGATATTCGTCTGGTCTGGGTCGCAGGCGGCGACGTGGTTCGTCCTCGTCGGCGTTCCGCTGTTCGTCGTGCTCGGTATCGGGCTGTACGTCCGCGGTGTGATCACTCGCAGCGGGACGAGCGAACAGCAGTTCGTCCGCACCCGCGCCCGGTCGACCGCCGAAGAGTTCCAGACGCTCCTCCGACAGAGACAGGAGCTACAAACTGCCTACCCGGACTGGGATCCGGGAATCGGCGCGCAGATCGAGTCCGCGGTCGGCGACTTCGAGACGCAGGGCATCACCGTCGACCGTGAGACTGGCGCGTTCGACCTCGGGAAGGGGGTGAAGTCGGCCGACCTCCAGGAGTTCGAACGGCTCTCGAACGAGACCGAACGGCTCAGAGGCGAGGTCGAGTCGTCGTTCCGTGAGTTCGTCGCCGGCGATCTCTCTCGACGCGAGCGCGTGCTTGACCGGCTGTCGGAGGTCGATCTCGCAGAGCCGAGCGAGTCGTTCCCGGCGCCCGATTCGAGCGCCTCCGTCGCCGAGTGTCGCGACGTACTCGACGGCTCGCGCGAGGCGACGCGCGAGACGATCGGGGCGGCGATCGAGACCGTCCGCGAGATGCGGCGCGGCGGGCAGCGCGCGGACGACGGCGGCGCCATCGAGGCCGACCTCGACGACGCAGAGGCGGCGTTGGACCGCGGGGAGTTCGAGTCGGCCGTCGAGTCCGTGCTCGAAGCGCGTGACCGGCTCCGCGATGAGTTCTCCGGCTCGTTCAACGAGGAGCTGGACGCGATCCGCGACCTCGTCGATGCGGTCGACCGGGCCGACGTCGACGCGCACGTCGAGGCGAGCTCGATCGACGAAGTCGACCGCATCGACGCGGCGGTGTCTGATCTCGACTCGGCGCTTGACCTCTCCGAGGCGAGCCGCCATCGCTCCGACCTCCGGCAGGTTTGCCTCGACATGATCCGGACGATGGAGCGGCGCCTCGTCGACCACGCCGAGACGCTGCGGGCGGCCGACCTGCCGCCGGGGTACTACACGGAGCCCGACGCGGTCGACGAGCGCTTCGCGGCCGAGCTCGAAGAGATCGACGACCTCGAGCTGTTCGCCGAGCGGTGGGAGGCTGCGGCGACCGACCTGCGCGACGCGGTCGAGACGGCGAGCACCAAGGCCGCGGTTGTCGAGGCGTACGACGACGTTTCCGAGACGATCGAGACGGCGCTGGCGGAGCGTGGTGAGGTCGTCGGCGACGATCTCCCGATGCGACACGCGGACCAGTTCCTCGGGCTCTACTACCGGCGGAACGAGGGGCTGGAGTTCGACCCGAGCGTCCCTGTGCTCCGGCGCGGCGACGTGGAGACGCACGACCTCACCGTGGAAGTGGCGTACGAACACGGAAGCGAACAACCGCGCACGGCGACGGTCGCACTCGACGGCGGCGGCTACTCGGAGACCGTCACCGTGGAGACGCGTGTCGCCGGCACGGCGGCGTTCGAGAACGTGCCAGCGGGCACCCATGAACTCACAGCCGACCCCGGCGACGATGCGTTCGCCGCGATCGAGCGCGACCTGACCGTCGACGGCGACGCGTCGGTGTCCGTGGAGTTTCTCGAACGGGAGCTCCGCGAACAGCTTTGTGCGGACGTTGAGGTGGACATGACAGATGTCCTGCCGGACATGCGGCCCCGTCTCGAGTCGTCGTTCGCCGAGGAGGGGTACGTGTCGACGGAGATGGACCTCCCCGTACAGGACACCCACGCGGCCTGCCTGCTCGCTGTCTGGAGCGACGAAGCGGGGTACGGAATCTGCCGGAGCGACGGCGACGTCGTCGTGTACGACCACGATCAGATCGAACGCGAGGTGGCCAACGTTCTGCGGTACAACGTCGACCCGGGCGACCGGGTGAGCTTTGCCGAGCTGCGGCAGAACTTCCTCTCAGCGCCGGTTCCGGACTCCGTAATCCGGGACGTGGTCGGTGGGATTGACGGCGAGCACAGCGTGACGATGACCGAAACGGGACTCGAGACCAACGAACACTAACCAATGGCACAAGCGGACACATTTACGAGATGGAGCGTTATCGCGTCGGGGGAGGGCGGCGGCCGCATCGCGTCGCAGTTCTTCGATCGGGCGGAGAACCCCGGCATCGACGACCGGGTACTTGTAATGAACACGAACCGGGCCGATCTCCGGAACACGATCGACCGGATGCGTGGGACCTTACAGGACGAGCGAGGCGAGGAGGAGACAATGGAGTCGCACGCGCTGGAGTTCGGCTCTCAGCAGGGCGCGGGGAACTTTTTCCCGAACGGTGAGGCGTGCGCGCGGGAGGACCTCGACCGCATTGTCTCTCGGATCAAGGACTTCGGAACCTCAGACGCGTTCATGCACGTCGCGACGCTCGGCGGAGGCACCGGAAACGGATCGATCCCGTACACGATAGAGCAGTTCAAGACCGGACTCGCCGACCTCGAAGACGCCGGCGCAACGGAGGAGTGGATGGCCAGCGTGATCCATACCGCGTTCGGTGTATGGCCCTACTACTACGAGCAGCCGCAGCGGCACTTCAACGCGGTGTGCGGGCTCTCACGACTGCTGCGAACCGCGGACGACACGCAGAACGCGGATATGGTGTTGCTCGCCTCGAACTCCCAACTCGATGACGAGGAGAACGGGAACGGTCGCCACTACGACTCGATCAACGACGCAATCATCACGGCCATCGACCTGATGATCGGCGCCGGGCGAGAGACCCGGAGCGTCATCGACGTGAAAGACTACGTGACCATCCCCTCGCAGATGGACGCGTACCATTTCACGCCGGCCGTCGCGACCGAGATGAACGGACAGGTGTATGAGCTTGAGTACATGCTCGATCAGGCCGCGGAGAACACGTACGTGCCGATGGACGTGGGTACGACGACCGCCGCATACGCCATCGTCCGCGCCCCGGAGAGCATGATCGACGACGGCGAGATCAGCGAG
The sequence above is a segment of the Halorubrum sp. 2020YC2 genome. Coding sequences within it:
- a CDS encoding PH domain-containing protein codes for the protein MSEETGHEASTAGINPLDGESVLKNVHPSWINWKGRLFFAFFFAVIGLMIGGDVGAFFIFLGLLQVLSTFLSRRASRYIVTNQRVKVKIGLLGSSTQEARLDTLNGISTNSGFIEGIFGKGTVSVTDAARETLAIKGVGNYQDLARTLREQQRQASQPGRAGHQQQPPGGQQSQPPQSQSTSGSAASGGDPPASDSEAETDEGTSRERCLSCGSLIDDSVGFCPECGTEEPFSPSAVSASDDDESGSAVDDASSDPEPEFRDHPVVEAADAIASQERPDDDAARELCRVLADPDTDRHSVKSALRDAVGAIEEAEEGETETERSVPDGLARLGESPTANQLESARGRLLRSNHPAATATLPVVDRALQLEADRDQAATERDHYRESVESICDAAARSGAVSFTASDPDARAEELVKAVERGDAVIESPGTAWESVAADIERSQRPQTAEARDLLNAFETNDTEEITASLGAAVEGLEELGELRSGIMDIEKRDIRRRIDSLEEELGRTDGSVYRHLADRVRELEAMANEPDVDEVQLYAIYQECTFYDRTLVPRLSRSDGSSESVDVARRARDIEDRIASINDEYVSVRADHNHTIPKHFLDLADALCDRARRMGDEQPHQAAGQLAAASDLLDHVEELYERNEYSVMLRRLRG
- a CDS encoding cell division protein FtsZ, whose product is MTYLFIGAGQAGGAIVDAIFEYTDDSMLSLFESTDISTLGRPLVFNSTMRDLQNLSNVPAEDQYGVAQQHGLVQGIEPGFEEMVTGGFGRNPVDADEVMGDHADELQTILESKFGGRTSPAADEEEVPATDTDAIQFAFLFVGLGGGTGCGISPHIARGIKEFTDDRTKVVAVAVLPNTRGGVEDDETDGEVSAGRQAWNARYGLDRLEDEVDGIVLVDNQRISYLDSAGGEFGEYNEYVAAAFHDIVVGPMLSNVDASEVDGVDTPDIDVRDIVTSLSFGVAGEESRAGYGAIGRSVTMTRSLSGYLLPFVGRRDIDSAALARLSASKQSLAKADPNDAQKAIALVRAPSANIGPGSHSIETGTIKEYLERSCRLNEVNLGVALSGRNLASVVTLLTYRREDLDRLDEIEAAADAYEQETEELFA